Proteins from a single region of Candidatus Rubrimentiphilum sp.:
- a CDS encoding formate--phosphoribosylaminoimidazolecarboxamide ligase has protein sequence MPEKQAYTIATLGSHSALQILKGAHDEGFPTLAIANRETEALYRSFKFVDEVIAIERYQDFPGLMPQLAKRKLIIVPHGSFVAYLSLDEHKRMTIPYFGNKAVLDWEASRELQRQWLSRAGLTLPRQFQDGNEIDRPVIVKLYGALGGKGYMFIRDTADFEARAAHLKEEHIIQEYIVGVPLYIHYFYSPLEDRLEIMSMDRRYETNVDSLGRIPAAAQEGMDVSPSYVVVGNSPVSLRESMLAEAYRMGEAVVRVSKEICGPKGLFGAFCIETIITPDMQFFVMEISARIVAGTNLFIDGSPYSYLNYSEPMSTGRRIARELRNALSAGKLRLVLDDSTASS, from the coding sequence ATGCCGGAAAAACAAGCCTACACGATCGCCACCCTCGGGTCACACTCAGCGCTGCAAATATTGAAGGGCGCGCACGACGAAGGGTTTCCGACGCTTGCGATCGCCAATCGCGAGACCGAGGCGCTATACCGCTCGTTCAAATTCGTTGACGAAGTGATCGCCATCGAGCGCTACCAAGATTTTCCCGGGCTCATGCCGCAGCTCGCCAAACGTAAGTTGATCATCGTCCCGCACGGCTCGTTCGTCGCGTACCTCTCGCTCGACGAACACAAACGCATGACCATCCCGTACTTCGGAAACAAAGCCGTGCTCGATTGGGAGGCCAGCCGCGAACTGCAGCGTCAGTGGCTTTCGCGCGCGGGCCTTACATTGCCGCGCCAATTCCAGGACGGCAACGAGATCGATCGCCCGGTGATCGTGAAGCTCTACGGCGCGCTTGGCGGCAAGGGTTACATGTTCATTCGCGACACCGCCGACTTCGAAGCGCGCGCGGCGCATTTAAAAGAAGAGCACATCATTCAGGAATACATCGTCGGTGTGCCGCTCTACATCCACTATTTTTATTCGCCGCTGGAAGACCGGCTCGAGATTATGAGCATGGATCGCCGCTACGAAACCAATGTGGACTCGCTCGGGCGCATTCCCGCCGCAGCGCAAGAAGGCATGGACGTGAGCCCGTCTTATGTGGTGGTCGGCAACTCGCCGGTCTCGCTGCGCGAATCGATGCTGGCCGAAGCCTACCGGATGGGCGAAGCGGTCGTGCGCGTGAGCAAGGAGATCTGCGGCCCAAAGGGCCTCTTCGGCGCCTTTTGCATCGAGACGATCATCACGCCCGACATGCAGTTCTTCGTGATGGAGATCTCCGCGCGCATCGTGGCCGGCACCAACCTCTTCATCGACGGCTCACCGTATTCGTACCTAAACTACTCCGAACCGATGTCAACCGGGCGCCGCATTGCCCGGGAGTTGAGGAACGCACTTTCCGCGGGTAAACTGCGTTTGGTGTTAGATGATTCAACCGCGTCATCGTGA
- a CDS encoding DUF1059 domain-containing protein — translation MARKTIDCREFPSDSKCTIAIAADTEEELMDSAVTHATRKHGHQDTPELRAQIRASIKEGALA, via the coding sequence ATGGCTAGAAAGACTATTGATTGCCGCGAGTTCCCGAGCGACAGCAAGTGCACGATCGCGATTGCGGCCGACACCGAAGAAGAGTTGATGGACTCCGCCGTAACGCATGCGACCAGAAAGCACGGCCATCAAGACACGCCCGAACTGCGCGCGCAAATTCGCGCCAGCATTAAAGAAGGCGCCCTAGCCTAA
- the dacB gene encoding D-alanyl-D-alanine carboxypeptidase/D-alanyl-D-alanine-endopeptidase, protein MHHRPFLFACVVTGLLAAAGCSNLSGSLGSPVPKSVDDAIAQITSKPAYTHSRWGIVVVDPSTGEKLIDREGAGMFVPGSIMKVYSTTAALKAFGPDYRFRTPVYATSVPRGGILAGHLILVASGDFSFGLREQSNGTLAFNNFPEIDHNYGDVGLAGPALLKNSDPLSVFNQLARQVRAAGISTIIGDVAIDDRLFNNYDGWPNGVMAPIWINENVVDITAAPSSVGQAAVVDWRPKIGTMRLASDVMTVANAAQAKPLSVKADANGTLHVSGAVAAGAKPSLTIWYIQKPADFARIAFMEALRRAGVTITAFASGSNPTHILPKDYRRARMVAEHVSPPLSEFVKVILKVSYNRGADLMVCLLAVKSGSRDCADGLGPELKTIKNLGVSPESTIVFEGAGTGDMIRTSPADEAAVLRSLLGVPWGKYVHDGMSIMGVDGTQAENQAGTPVAGHIRAKDGTQIAASPSGQVYISAKTEVGYIDAKSGKQLIYGVFVNDVPIGQQGMMETFSGVDRDLSTIAAAIQQGY, encoded by the coding sequence ATGCATCACCGGCCATTCCTTTTTGCTTGCGTCGTAACCGGATTGCTGGCCGCGGCCGGATGCAGTAACCTGAGCGGCTCGCTCGGCTCCCCCGTCCCGAAAAGCGTTGATGACGCCATCGCGCAGATCACATCCAAGCCGGCATACACACACAGCCGGTGGGGAATCGTCGTCGTCGATCCGTCAACCGGCGAGAAGCTCATCGACCGCGAGGGCGCCGGCATGTTTGTGCCCGGCTCGATCATGAAAGTGTACAGCACGACGGCAGCCCTGAAAGCGTTCGGTCCGGACTATCGCTTCCGCACCCCGGTCTACGCAACGAGCGTGCCTCGCGGCGGCATCCTGGCCGGACATTTGATCCTCGTCGCATCCGGCGACTTTAGTTTCGGTCTGCGCGAGCAATCCAACGGCACGCTCGCGTTCAACAACTTCCCGGAGATCGATCACAACTACGGAGACGTCGGGCTTGCCGGCCCGGCACTTCTGAAGAACTCCGATCCGCTTTCGGTCTTTAACCAGTTGGCGCGACAAGTTCGAGCGGCCGGTATCAGCACGATCATCGGCGACGTTGCGATCGATGACCGGCTCTTCAACAACTACGACGGCTGGCCCAACGGCGTCATGGCACCGATCTGGATTAACGAAAACGTCGTCGACATCACCGCTGCACCTTCAAGCGTCGGACAGGCTGCGGTCGTTGACTGGCGTCCGAAGATCGGAACGATGCGCCTTGCCTCGGATGTTATGACCGTTGCGAACGCCGCACAAGCAAAACCGTTGAGCGTAAAAGCGGATGCGAACGGCACGCTGCACGTCAGCGGTGCGGTCGCGGCCGGCGCAAAACCGAGCCTGACGATTTGGTATATCCAAAAACCGGCCGACTTCGCGCGCATCGCGTTCATGGAAGCGCTGCGCCGCGCAGGCGTCACGATTACCGCGTTTGCTTCCGGTTCGAATCCCACGCACATCTTGCCGAAAGACTACCGCCGCGCGCGCATGGTCGCCGAACACGTTTCGCCGCCGCTCTCCGAATTCGTGAAGGTGATTTTGAAAGTTAGTTACAATCGCGGAGCGGACTTGATGGTGTGCTTGCTAGCTGTAAAAAGCGGCAGCCGCGACTGTGCCGACGGGCTGGGTCCAGAGCTCAAGACGATTAAAAACCTGGGCGTGTCGCCGGAAAGTACGATCGTGTTCGAAGGAGCCGGCACCGGTGACATGATCCGCACCTCGCCGGCCGATGAAGCGGCAGTGCTACGCAGCCTGCTCGGCGTGCCATGGGGCAAATACGTGCACGACGGCATGTCCATTATGGGCGTGGATGGTACGCAGGCCGAAAATCAGGCCGGCACACCCGTGGCCGGCCACATTCGCGCGAAAGACGGGACACAGATCGCGGCATCACCGTCCGGTCAAGTCTACATTTCAGCAAAAACCGAAGTAGGCTACATTGACGCAAAGAGCGGCAAGCAGCTCATTTACGGCGTGTTTGTTAACGACGTTCCCATCGGCCAGCAAGGCATGATGGAAACGTTTAGCGGCGTCGACCGCGACCTCTCCACGATCGCGGCGGCGATCCAGCAGGGTTACTAG
- a CDS encoding YCF48-related protein: MKRLFAVALIGVFLAPIATAPTSAQAASPAAADTTSPTQKLMSKLQWRSIGPFIGGRVVAIVGVPSEPSLFYMGGVQGGVWRSSNYGTSWENLTDGKSGFGMNAYSIGALAVAPSNPKIIYAGTGESDLRGDFSTGDGIYKTTDAGKTWAYAGLRDTHTTTALAIDPRDPNVVYASSMGHVFAPNAERGVFKTTDGGKTWTKVLFVDENTGANDVVMDVRNPNVLYATMWQASRKPWNFTSGGPGSGLYKTSDGGAHWSKISDNPGFARGLLGKMGVSVSVTDPRSVYAIVQAQSGGIFHSTDGGATWKRVNAEMKLRQRAFYYTAIYADPTNAKVAYAPQVDGVFKTTDSGKTWKAITRPGDHHIIWINPRNPKILLEGDDGGAMVSVDGGKTWSSKQNQPTDQFYKVAIDKQFPFHVYGASQDHGAFEGPSASQEGLGIGAWHNVALGESTWIAPDPNNPYVTYGSGYQSSMARFDRQTGEQKNVSPWPKYMSGVASSESKFRFGWTHPIFFSPSRPHELLVAGNVVFSSSDYGERWQQLSPDLTRNDPNTEGPTGGPINYDQTGVETFPDISSLAVSPLTPDLMWAGSADGLVHVTTDHGAHWKLVTPPALPQWAQISSIEPSHVSAGTAYLSSSRYQWDDFHPYIYKTTDYGATWSAMTSGLPDDQYVFAVRQDPRDARVMFAGTRSTAYVSLNGGGSWEPLTLNLPYVQVRDIGINARQGSVVAATHGRSFWILDNLSVIEQTADGMSGSPLLFAPETAWLTHEYTSGTARAGTGQGPTYGTSVFFDLPSDYNGTTPATLAFLDATGRTVRSFTLHLHNKKEKKPSPQRLANRDEAQIMADDLRDLTAVDPGMNLFVWDMRYGPATEARGVQAFGTDDFSDTVDGPTIVPGKYSVVLTYGGEKMQQPFRLMLDPRLHPASGELAARLALSRQIIGTLDAFNRAVNAAEAARASLPAARRAQVDAALAEMVQFNTHSSEGDLAHESKMRDHLAFLLGSLDLAYQAPTPAEYAIYNELRAQAAAQITRLREAMH; this comes from the coding sequence ATGAAGCGCCTTTTTGCCGTCGCCCTGATAGGGGTATTTCTCGCTCCGATCGCCACCGCTCCGACGTCAGCCCAGGCCGCCAGCCCGGCGGCTGCCGATACCACAAGCCCCACGCAAAAACTCATGAGTAAGCTCCAGTGGCGCAGCATCGGGCCGTTCATCGGCGGACGGGTCGTCGCGATCGTGGGCGTGCCGAGCGAGCCGAGCCTGTTTTACATGGGCGGCGTGCAAGGCGGCGTGTGGCGCAGCAGCAATTACGGCACGAGCTGGGAGAACCTCACCGACGGCAAGTCCGGATTCGGGATGAACGCTTACAGCATCGGCGCGCTCGCGGTCGCGCCTTCGAATCCGAAAATCATCTACGCGGGAACCGGCGAGTCCGACCTGCGCGGCGATTTCTCGACCGGCGACGGCATCTACAAAACGACCGACGCCGGCAAAACCTGGGCATACGCGGGCCTGCGCGACACGCACACGACGACCGCGCTTGCGATCGATCCGCGCGATCCGAACGTGGTCTACGCAAGCTCGATGGGGCACGTGTTCGCGCCCAACGCCGAGCGGGGCGTCTTCAAAACGACCGACGGCGGCAAGACGTGGACCAAAGTGTTGTTCGTGGACGAGAACACCGGCGCGAATGACGTCGTGATGGACGTGCGCAATCCGAACGTACTCTACGCCACGATGTGGCAAGCCTCGCGCAAGCCGTGGAATTTCACCAGCGGCGGCCCGGGAAGTGGTCTGTACAAGACGAGCGACGGCGGCGCGCATTGGAGCAAGATATCCGATAATCCCGGCTTTGCACGCGGATTGCTCGGGAAGATGGGCGTCAGCGTTTCCGTCACCGATCCGCGCAGCGTCTACGCAATCGTCCAAGCGCAAAGCGGCGGCATCTTTCATTCCACCGACGGCGGTGCGACATGGAAGCGCGTCAATGCCGAAATGAAGCTACGGCAGCGCGCTTTCTACTACACGGCTATTTATGCCGACCCAACGAACGCGAAGGTCGCGTACGCGCCGCAAGTGGACGGCGTCTTTAAAACCACCGATAGCGGCAAGACCTGGAAGGCGATCACGCGGCCGGGCGATCATCACATCATTTGGATCAATCCGCGCAATCCGAAGATCTTGCTTGAGGGCGACGACGGCGGCGCGATGGTCTCGGTGGATGGCGGCAAGACGTGGAGTTCGAAGCAAAATCAGCCGACGGATCAGTTTTACAAAGTTGCGATCGACAAGCAGTTTCCGTTTCACGTCTACGGAGCGTCGCAAGACCACGGCGCGTTCGAAGGACCGAGCGCATCGCAAGAAGGCCTTGGCATCGGCGCTTGGCACAATGTGGCTTTGGGCGAGAGCACGTGGATCGCGCCCGATCCGAACAATCCGTACGTGACGTACGGCAGCGGCTACCAAAGTTCGATGGCGCGTTTCGATCGCCAGACCGGCGAGCAGAAGAACGTCAGCCCGTGGCCCAAGTACATGTCGGGCGTGGCCTCGTCGGAGAGCAAGTTCCGCTTCGGCTGGACGCATCCAATCTTTTTCTCGCCGTCGCGACCGCACGAGTTGTTGGTGGCGGGCAACGTGGTCTTTTCCAGCTCCGATTACGGCGAGCGCTGGCAACAGCTCAGCCCCGATCTCACGCGCAACGACCCGAATACCGAAGGCCCGACCGGCGGGCCGATCAATTACGATCAAACCGGAGTCGAGACGTTTCCGGATATTTCGTCGCTGGCCGTATCGCCGCTGACGCCGGATTTAATGTGGGCGGGATCGGCCGACGGTTTGGTGCACGTGACCACCGACCACGGCGCGCACTGGAAGCTCGTGACGCCGCCGGCACTGCCGCAGTGGGCGCAGATCAGCTCGATCGAGCCGTCGCACGTGTCGGCCGGTACCGCATATCTTTCTTCGTCGCGTTACCAGTGGGACGATTTCCATCCGTACATTTATAAGACCACCGACTACGGCGCGACCTGGAGCGCGATGACCAGCGGTTTACCGGACGATCAATACGTTTTCGCGGTGCGGCAAGACCCGCGCGACGCGCGCGTTATGTTCGCCGGAACACGCAGCACGGCTTATGTGAGTTTGAACGGTGGCGGAAGCTGGGAGCCGCTGACCCTCAATTTGCCGTACGTGCAGGTGCGCGACATCGGGATCAATGCGCGGCAAGGCTCTGTCGTCGCGGCGACGCACGGGCGGTCGTTTTGGATCTTGGACAACCTCAGCGTGATCGAACAGACCGCCGACGGCATGAGTGGTTCACCGCTGCTCTTCGCACCGGAGACGGCCTGGTTGACGCATGAATACACGTCGGGAACTGCGCGAGCCGGCACCGGCCAGGGGCCGACGTACGGAACGAGCGTGTTCTTCGATCTGCCGTCGGACTACAACGGCACGACGCCGGCGACGCTCGCGTTCCTGGATGCGACCGGCCGCACGGTGCGCAGCTTCACTCTGCATTTGCACAACAAGAAAGAGAAGAAGCCGTCGCCGCAACGGCTCGCTAACCGAGACGAGGCGCAGATCATGGCGGATGATTTGCGCGACCTCACTGCAGTCGATCCCGGGATGAATCTGTTCGTCTGGGACATGCGTTATGGGCCGGCGACCGAGGCGCGCGGCGTGCAAGCGTTCGGAACGGATGATTTCTCCGATACGGTCGACGGGCCAACGATCGTGCCCGGCAAGTATTCCGTCGTGCTGACCTACGGCGGTGAGAAGATGCAGCAGCCGTTCCGCTTGATGCTCGATCCGCGGTTGCATCCGGCTTCGGGCGAACTGGCCGCGCGGCTGGCGCTCTCGAGGCAGATCATCGGAACGCTCGATGCGTTTAACCGCGCGGTGAATGCAGCCGAAGCGGCGCGGGCCAGTCTGCCGGCAGCCAGACGCGCGCAAGTGGATGCGGCGCTGGCAGAAATGGTGCAGTTTAACACCCATTCGAGTGAAGGCGACCTCGCGCACGAGAGCAAAATGCGCGACCATCTGGCGTTCCTGCTGGGCTCGCTGGATCTAGCCTATCAGGCGCCGACGCCGGCCGAATACGCGATTTACAACGAACTGCGCGCGCAGGCAGCGGCGCAAATTACACGTCTACGAGAGGCAATGCACTAA
- a CDS encoding prolyl oligopeptidase family serine peptidase → MKRFLPALTAFALLSAIVPVRAALWPEPNQTTVAKAAPGFANGADPFQWLEDKDGAKSLAWVRAQNAKALPILTSDPHYANMYAEALKIAQATDRIAFPRTINGEIYNFWQDATHVRGIWRKTSLASYRTANPSWTTVLDLDALAASEKANWVWKGANCVEPQETRCLIDLSDGGEDAVTMREFDLTTDKFVPDGFVLDRQKQDVTWLDENTLLVSRAWTPGEVTASGYAYDVRKLTRGQPLSSATPLYKGQPSDVSVRAFVAVDGQGHKAAFVDRGVTFFTSEERILTPTGLEKLNVPEKLEMDGLAGGRLLIKLDQSWNAGGKNFAAGSLVQVPLAQALANPGSLKPALVYAPGPRDTLDGVDTTKNDLILTVYQNVRGRALIYSPAGAGWSVRALKIPDMSSVGVTDSNLQNDGIFFSVQSFLRPTTLYYGNASTGSVAEVKSLPARFNASMDVVEQHEAVSRDGTKVPYFLVRPKNMAFNGRNPTVLTAYGGFLISSTPSYSGTVGKLWLERGGVYVVGNIRGGGEFGPAWHDAGLKTHRQRIYDDFYAIGKDLVTRRITDPRHLGIAGGSNGGLLMGVEFTQHPEMWNAVQIEVPLLDMLRFEKIQAGASWVAEYGSASVPAERAFWQKTSPYQNIKPGVAYPEPYIWTTTKDDRVGPQHARKFAAKLAAMHVPYLFYEVLEGGHGAGANLKESAKTTALGWTYFAMKLFTKV, encoded by the coding sequence ATGAAGCGATTTCTCCCCGCGCTGACCGCGTTCGCGTTACTTTCCGCCATCGTGCCGGTCCGTGCGGCGCTCTGGCCCGAGCCGAATCAAACCACCGTGGCGAAAGCCGCGCCGGGCTTCGCGAACGGCGCCGATCCGTTCCAATGGCTGGAAGACAAGGACGGCGCGAAATCGCTGGCGTGGGTACGCGCGCAGAACGCCAAGGCGTTGCCGATTTTAACGAGCGACCCGCATTACGCCAACATGTACGCCGAGGCGTTAAAGATCGCCCAAGCTACAGACCGTATTGCCTTCCCGCGGACGATCAACGGCGAGATCTACAACTTCTGGCAAGACGCCACGCACGTGCGCGGCATTTGGCGCAAGACCTCGCTTGCGAGCTACCGCACCGCGAATCCGTCCTGGACGACGGTGCTCGACCTCGATGCACTCGCAGCGAGCGAAAAGGCGAATTGGGTATGGAAAGGCGCCAACTGCGTCGAGCCGCAGGAAACGCGCTGCCTGATTGACCTCTCGGACGGCGGGGAAGACGCGGTCACGATGCGCGAGTTCGATCTGACGACCGATAAATTCGTGCCCGACGGCTTTGTCTTGGATCGCCAAAAACAAGACGTCACGTGGCTGGATGAAAACACACTCCTCGTCTCCCGTGCTTGGACGCCGGGCGAAGTGACCGCTTCCGGCTATGCGTACGACGTGCGCAAGCTCACGCGCGGCCAGCCGCTTTCATCGGCGACGCCGCTGTATAAGGGCCAGCCGAGCGACGTTTCGGTGCGCGCGTTCGTCGCCGTTGACGGACAAGGCCATAAGGCCGCGTTCGTGGATCGCGGCGTCACGTTCTTCACGAGCGAGGAGCGCATCCTGACGCCGACCGGTCTTGAAAAACTCAACGTTCCGGAAAAACTGGAGATGGACGGCTTGGCCGGCGGGCGTTTGTTGATCAAACTCGACCAAAGTTGGAACGCGGGCGGCAAGAACTTCGCCGCCGGCTCATTGGTGCAAGTGCCGCTCGCGCAAGCACTGGCGAACCCCGGTAGCCTCAAACCTGCGCTCGTGTACGCGCCGGGGCCGCGCGATACGCTTGACGGCGTCGACACGACCAAGAACGACCTGATTCTCACCGTCTACCAGAACGTGCGCGGCCGCGCGCTCATCTACTCGCCGGCGGGCGCCGGCTGGTCGGTGCGCGCGCTGAAAATTCCCGACATGTCGTCGGTCGGCGTGACGGATTCGAATCTGCAAAACGATGGAATCTTTTTCAGCGTCCAGAGCTTTTTGCGTCCGACGACGCTCTACTATGGCAACGCTTCGACGGGTTCGGTTGCGGAAGTCAAATCGCTGCCGGCACGCTTTAATGCCAGCATGGACGTCGTGGAGCAACACGAGGCCGTCTCGCGCGACGGAACGAAGGTTCCGTACTTCCTCGTCCGTCCGAAAAACATGGCGTTTAACGGCCGCAATCCGACGGTCTTGACCGCGTACGGCGGCTTCCTGATCTCATCGACGCCAAGTTATTCCGGCACGGTGGGCAAGCTCTGGCTCGAGCGCGGCGGCGTGTACGTGGTCGGCAACATTCGCGGCGGCGGCGAGTTCGGTCCGGCGTGGCACGACGCCGGCCTCAAGACGCACCGCCAGCGCATCTACGACGACTTTTATGCGATTGGCAAAGATCTTGTCACTCGCCGCATCACCGATCCGCGTCATCTCGGGATCGCCGGCGGTTCGAACGGCGGACTGCTGATGGGCGTCGAGTTCACGCAGCATCCGGAGATGTGGAACGCCGTGCAAATCGAGGTGCCGCTGCTCGACATGTTGCGCTTCGAGAAGATTCAGGCCGGCGCGTCGTGGGTTGCCGAATACGGCAGCGCCTCGGTTCCGGCCGAGCGCGCGTTCTGGCAGAAGACCTCGCCGTATCAGAATATCAAGCCCGGCGTTGCCTATCCGGAACCGTATATTTGGACGACGACCAAAGACGATCGCGTCGGCCCGCAGCACGCGCGCAAGTTCGCCGCCAAACTCGCGGCGATGCACGTGCCGTATCTATTCTACGAAGTGCTCGAAGGCGGCCACGGAGCCGGTGCAAACCTCAAGGAGAGCGCGAAAACGACTGCGCTGGGCTGGACGTACTTCGCGATGAAGTTATTTACTAAGGTCTAG
- a CDS encoding GIY-YIG nuclease family protein: MHESFAEYVSTLHPSFERLVNMSPVKISDLRAPLPEKCVYLFSENGLPLYVGRTNHFRQRMRQHSIQASQHNQAVFAFRLARHETGKTVAGYTGLTSRRALLEDPVFADAFQRAKAQIRAMELRFVAEGDPLRQALLEIYVAVVLKTPHNDFETH; this comes from the coding sequence GTGCATGAATCATTCGCCGAGTATGTTAGTACGCTTCATCCGTCGTTCGAGCGCCTCGTGAATATGTCGCCGGTGAAGATAAGCGACCTCCGCGCCCCGCTGCCTGAGAAGTGTGTCTATTTGTTCAGCGAGAATGGGCTACCGCTGTACGTCGGGCGAACGAACCACTTCCGGCAGCGCATGCGACAGCATTCAATTCAGGCCTCACAGCACAATCAAGCGGTCTTTGCCTTTAGGTTAGCGCGCCACGAGACCGGAAAAACGGTAGCTGGCTATACAGGGCTTACCTCACGGCGTGCGTTGTTAGAAGATCCGGTATTTGCCGATGCTTTCCAGCGTGCTAAGGCTCAAATTCGTGCAATGGAGCTTCGGTTCGTTGCCGAGGGGGATCCGCTGAGACAAGCCCTGCTTGAAATATATGTTGCCGTCGTGCTGAAGACTCCCCATAACGACTTTGAAACTCATTAG